The following proteins are encoded in a genomic region of Glycine soja cultivar W05 chromosome 17, ASM419377v2, whole genome shotgun sequence:
- the LOC114394050 gene encoding fructan 6-exohydrolase-like, protein MIMEINASPDNINSVKYNVHEKQPYRTWYHFQPPQNWMNDPNGPMYYKGVYHFFYQHNPYAPTFGRHMVWGHSVSYDLINWIHLNHILEPSESYDINGCYSGSITTLPGEKPVIMYTGSDTNKHQIQNLAMPKNLSDPFLREWVKDPQNPIMIPPSGIDVEGFRDPTTAWQGGDGKWRVIIGAKTGDDGKALLYHSDDFVNWKLHPNPLYASDNTGMFECPDFFPVHISGSKSGVDTSIQNSSVKHVLKMSYQNKQLEYYFLGEYFPDQEKFIPDADWARTGLDLILDHGMFYASKSFFDNAKKRRILWGWSKECDTTQDDYEKGWAGLQSIPRQVWLDKSGKWLMQWPIEEVEKLRDKQVSITGEKLIGGSTIEVSGITASQVDVEVLFELPELENAEWLDESEVDSHLLCSEEYASRSGIIGPFGLLALASEDQTEHTAIFFRIYRAPNRYLCLMCSDQSRSSLRQDLDKTPYGTIFDIDPNVKTISLRSLIDRSIIESFGEKGRICITSRVYPSLAIDKDAHLYVFNNGSQSVVISELNAWSMKEAEFS, encoded by the exons ATGATCATGGAGATCAATGCATCCCCCGACAACATTAATTCAGTCAAGTACAACGTACATGAAAAACAGCCTTACCGAACTTGGTACCACTTTCAGCCCCCACAAAATTGGATGAATG ATCCAAATG GACCAATGTACTACAAAGGAGTTTACCACTTTTTCTACCAACATAACCCTTATGCACCAACCTTTGGTAGGCATATGGTATGGGGTCATTCCGTATCCTATGATCTCATCAATTGGATTCATCTAAACCATATTCTTGAACCAAGTGAGTCCTATGACATTAATGGCTGTTATTCAGGCTCAATCACAACCCTCCCAGGGGAAAAACCTGTTATCATGTATACAGGGAGTGATACTAACAAACATCAAATTCAGAACTTGGCTATGCCAAAGAATCTATCAGACCCCTTCTTAAGGGAATGGGTGAAAGACCCCCAAAACCCTATCATGATTCCACCAAGTGGAATTGATGTGGAGGGTTTCAGAGACCCGACAACTGCATGGCAAGGAGGTGATGGAAAATGGAGAGTGATTATTGGTGCCAAAACGGGTGATGATGGGAAGGCTCTTCTCTACCATAGTGATGATTTTGTTAATTGGAAACTGCATCCCAATCCTTTGTATGCATCAGACAATACTGGAATGTTTGAGTGTCCAGATTTCTTTCCAGTGCACATAAGTGGCTCAAAGAGTGGGGTTGATACATCAATCCAAAACTCCAGTGTCAAGCATGTCTTGAAAATGAGTTATCAAAACAAACAACTAGAATACTATTTTCTTGGTGAATATTTTCCTGATCAGGAAAAGTTTATTCctgatgctgattgggcaaGAACTGGTTTGGACTTGATATTGGACCATGGAATGTTTTATGCTTCCAAGTCATTTTTTGACAATGCCAAGAAAAGAAGGATATTGTGGGGATGGTCAAAGGAGTGTGACACCACACAAGATGATTATGAGAAAGGATGGGCTGGTCTACAG AGTATTCCAAGGCAAGTTTGGCTTGATAAAAGTGGGAAGTGGTTGATGCAGTGGCCAATTGAAGAGGTAGAAAAACTACGTGACAAACAAGTTAGCATAACGGGAGAGAAACTAATTGGTGGATCAACTATTGAAGTCTCTGGTATTACTGCATCACAA GTCGATGTAGAAGTGTTGTTTGAGCTACCTGAACTAGAGAATGCGGAGTGGCTAGATGAAAGTGAAGTTGATTCTCACTTGCTGTGTAGTGAAGAATATGCATCAAGAAGTGGCATAATAGGGCCATTTGGTTTGTTAGCTTTAGCATCTGAGGACCAAACAGAACACACTGCAATTTTCTTCAGAATATATAGAGCTCCCAATAGATATTTATGCCTCATGTGCAGTGACCAAAGCAG GTCTTCATTGAGGCAGGACCTTGATAAAACCCCATATGGAACAATCTTTGACATTGACCCTAATGTCAAGACGATTTCACTTAGAAGTTTG ATTGACCGCTCCATTATTGAGAGTTTTGGGGAGAAAGGGAGAATTTGTATTACCAGTAGAGTTTATCCCTCGTTGGCTATTGACAAAGATGCACATCTTTATgttttcaacaatggaagccAGAGTGTGGTGATCTCTGAACTGAATGCTTGGAGCATGAAGGAAGCAGAATTTAGTTAA
- the LOC114394227 gene encoding protein indeterminate-domain 7-like, with protein sequence MSNLTSASSEISATSGIRNNNGSSLYAQYSSTSISQEPEPKKKRSLPGHPDPEAEVIALTPKTLLATNRFVCEICQKGFQRDQNLQLHRRGHNLPWKLKKKSSKNVRKKVYVCPEATCVHHDPSRALGDLTGIKKHFFRKHGEKKWKCDKCFKRYAVQSDWKAHSKICGTREYKCDCGTLFSRRDSFITHRAFCDALAQESGRTVNPLLDLSTQFRSHGLQLQAPSSLLMKGEHDHHFNLLNPEIPSWLLSSPTVVVEEEALHNSSQTIRSTLDNFSTIPQLLFPTAQHVNNYHSSSLVHHDQNPNPSTTTTTTSSTTLLPSLSTSFHSSSSFPHMSATALLQKASQIGVTVSCSTAAPSSQTMMLVRPHLLLHQQVHVPECSTTTAIATTGTTLGYNNNNNNNNNNNMASSSAVSSGMFVMPSREEIGTTLGFARGLAS encoded by the exons ATGTCCAATTTGACGTCTGCATCCAGTGAAATAAGTGCTACTTCTGGAATCAGGAATAACAACGGTTCTTCTCTCTATGCTCAATATTCCTCTACTTCAATAAGTCAAGAACCAGAACCTAAAAAGAAGCGAAGTCTTCCAGGTCACCCAG ACCCTGAGGCAGAAGTGATAGCATTGACTCCGAAGACCCTTTTGGCAACAAACAGGTTCGTTTGTGAGATTTGCCAGAAAGGGTTCCAGAGAGACCAGAATCTGCAGCTTCATAGAAGAGGGCACAATTTGCCATGGAAGCTGAAGAAAAAGAGTAGCAAAAACGTGAGAAAGAAAGTGTATGTGTGCCCAGAGGCAACATGCGTTCACCATGACCCTTCAAGGGCACTTGGGGACCTCACTGGAATCAAGAAACACTTCTTCAGGAAACACGGAGAGAAGAAATGGAAGTGTGACAAGTGCTTCAAACGCTACGCGGTTCAATCAGATTGGAAAGCCCACTCCAAAATCTGTGGCACCAGAGAGTATAAATGCGACTGTGGTACCCTTTTCTCAAG AAGGGACAGCTTTATCACTCACAGAGCCTTCTGTGATGCCTTAGCACAGGAAAGTGGTAGAACAGTGAACCCTCTTCTAGATCTATCAACTCAATTTCGTAGCCATGGCCTTCAACTTCAAGCACCATCATCACTTCTGATGAAAGGAGAACATGATCATCACTTCAACTTATTAAACCCAGAAATTCCATCATGGTTATTAAGTTCTCCAACAGTggtagtagaagaagaagcactcCACAACAGTAGTCAAACCATAAGATCCACCTTAGATAATTTCTCCACAATACCACAGTTATTATTCCCAACAGCACAACATGTCAACAACTACCACTCCTCCTCATTAGTCCACCATGAtcaaaaccctaaccctagtactactacaacaacaacatcatcaacCACTTTGCTTCCTTCTTTGAGTACTTCtttccattcttcttcttcttttcctcaCATGTCAGCCACTGCTTTGTTGCAAAAAGCCTCACAAATAGGGGTAACAGTGAGTTGTAGTACTGCTGCACCTTCATCACAAACGATGATGCTGGTTAGACCCCACTTGTTACTGCATCAGCAGGTTCACGTGCCTGAATgttcaacaacaacagcaattGCAACAACAGGAACTACTCTtgggtataataataataataataataataataataataatatggcTTCATCTTCAGCCGTTTCTTCTGGAATGTTTGTTATGCCTTCACGTGAAGAAATAGGGACTACTCTTGGGTTTGCTCGTGGCTTGGCATCTTGA